A section of the Streptomyces sp. SCL15-4 genome encodes:
- a CDS encoding RICIN domain-containing protein yields the protein MIVDVLAQRGTSSAQGPDLGHRCDGRHGADPGRRGGARGPGDLGRAERGRQRTLLRSGRGRREGRRSSLRHDPRQQPHHCPRADRRRAFQSTPAGLAARRVDVPTTELDIAQASPTAYADTVRACPKVPRCTGVPAWRIRDSDSWRSGDSPPLCNGSGNQESVDDAVLSALGGATGARGHRHGSGVRADRCRRGARAGRGGGRTANGTPLRVRDSHSGVHPQRRASRNGDSSYTPTNSASGRVPDEAGGQTANGTWRETCDADSGADQHRRANRNGDGTCTPATIASRRALEAPARRSAHGALVQIRDSDDGADRHCNVM from the coding sequence GTGATCGTTGATGTCCTGGCTCAACGAGGGACTTCGTCTGCGCAAGGCCCTGACCTCGGCCACCGATGTGACGGTCGGCACGGTGCCGACCCTGGCCGACGCGGCGGCGCCCGCGGCCCAGGCGATCTCGGGCGCGCCGAGCGCGGCCGACAACGGACGCTGCTTCGGAGCGGCCGTGGTCGCCGGGAAGGCCGGCGATCTTCCCTACGCCACGATCCTCGACAACAACCACATCACTGCCCTCGGGCGGACCGCCGTCGAGCTTTCCAGAGCACGCCGGCCGGCTTGGCCGCCCGCCGCGTGGACGTGCCGACCACCGAACTCGACATCGCCCAGGCGTCGCCGACCGCCTACGCCGACACCGTACGGGCGTGTCCGAAGGTCCCCCGCTGCACCGGCGTCCCCGCCTGGCGTATCCGGGACAGCGACTCGTGGCGATCGGGCGACAGCCCACCGCTGTGCAACGGGAGCGGAAATCAGGAATCGGTCGACGACGCGGTCCTGTCCGCGCTGGGCGGCGCCACGGGGGCCCGGGGGCATCGTCACGGGTCAGGTGTACGAGCTGACCGGTGCCGCCGCGGGGCGCGTGCTGGACGTGGCGGCGGACGAACAGCGAACGGCACGCCCTTGCGGGTGCGGGATTCCCACAGCGGCGTGCATCCGCAGCGGCGGGCGAGTCGGAACGGCGACAGCTCGTACACGCCGACGAACAGCGCCAGTGGGCGGGTTCCGGACGAGGCGGGCGGACAGACGGCGAACGGCACGTGGAGGGAGACCTGCGATGCCGACAGCGGAGCGGACCAGCACCGGCGGGCCAACCGGAACGGCGATGGAACCTGCACCCCGGCCACCATCGCTTCACGCCGGGCCCTGGAGGCTCCCGCAAGGCGGAGTGCCCACGGAGCCCTCGTTCAGATCCGGGACTCCGACGACGGCGCCGACCGGCACTGCAACGTCATGTGA
- a CDS encoding ricin-type beta-trefoil lectin domain protein: MSAFSRLFRRLRVLTAVLAGLLLTAGGIVATTAAPAQAATSITINGASGGRTFDGVGAISGGGGNSRLLIDYPEPQRGQILDYLFKPGYGASVQILKTEIGGDTNSTSGSEPSHQHTRSDLNCDRGYEWWLMEQAKARNPNIKLNGLAWGAPGWIGGGNFWSTDMVDYLLSWLGCAKQHGLSIDYLGGWNERGYNISWYEQLRGALDSNGYRNVKIVAADSDWSVANDINSNPAFASAVSVIGTHYPCGYRSSQSNCSVPSAATSSGKTLWASENGSDDYNGGAQAMARGINRGYIDGRMTAYFNWPVVASVTPNLPYPTMGLVLAPQPWSGHYAIGKNAWVMAQTSQFTAPGWHYLDASSGYIGGNRNNGSYVSLKSPNGSDYSTVVETMDAGSAQTLNFNVTGGLSTNTVHVWSTDVTSGNPADYFAHTADITPSGSGFSLTVQPGRVYTLTTTTGQSKGTATGPAQGTLKLPYTDSFDGYATGTEARYLMDWQGAFEEVGCGGGRSGRCVRQMSPQKPITWDALSDPHALLGDVSWSNYTVSSDVLLEQPGYAELIGRAGAQDYSSTGGLNAYHLRVSDTGAWSVLNSNTNGNVTTLARGTTTALGTNRWHSLALTFSGTAITAVIDGATVGSVSDRTWAGGQAGYATSQGETAQFDNLSITPGSGGNDGGTTGAIVGAASGRCVDVPNQSQTAGTQVELWDCNGGTNQQWTNTSAGELRVYGSACLDAANQGTSPGTKVEIWDCNGGSNQKWTLHADGTITGDQSGLCLDATGGGTANGTLLQLWTCNGNRNQQWTRD; encoded by the coding sequence GTGTCAGCATTCAGCCGGTTGTTCCGGCGCCTGCGCGTCTTGACGGCCGTGCTCGCGGGCCTGCTCCTGACCGCCGGCGGCATCGTCGCCACGACCGCCGCCCCGGCCCAGGCCGCCACCTCCATCACGATCAACGGCGCCTCCGGCGGCCGGACCTTCGACGGCGTCGGCGCCATCAGCGGCGGGGGCGGCAACAGCAGACTCCTGATCGACTACCCCGAGCCCCAGCGCGGACAGATCCTGGACTACCTGTTCAAGCCCGGCTACGGCGCCTCCGTGCAGATCCTCAAGACGGAGATCGGCGGGGACACCAACTCCACCTCGGGGTCCGAGCCGAGTCACCAGCACACCCGGTCCGACCTCAACTGCGACCGGGGATACGAATGGTGGCTGATGGAACAGGCCAAGGCCCGCAACCCGAACATCAAACTGAACGGGCTCGCCTGGGGCGCACCCGGCTGGATCGGCGGCGGGAACTTCTGGTCCACCGACATGGTCGACTACCTGCTCTCGTGGCTGGGCTGCGCCAAGCAGCACGGGCTGAGCATCGACTACCTCGGCGGGTGGAACGAGCGGGGCTACAACATCTCCTGGTACGAGCAACTGCGCGGCGCGCTCGACAGCAACGGCTACCGCAACGTCAAGATCGTCGCGGCCGACTCGGACTGGTCGGTGGCGAACGACATCAACTCCAACCCGGCGTTCGCCTCCGCGGTGAGCGTCATCGGCACCCACTACCCCTGCGGCTACCGGTCGTCCCAGTCCAACTGCTCGGTGCCGTCGGCCGCCACTTCATCCGGCAAGACGCTGTGGGCCAGCGAGAACGGTTCGGACGACTACAACGGGGGAGCACAGGCCATGGCCCGCGGCATCAACCGCGGATACATCGACGGCCGGATGACCGCGTACTTCAACTGGCCGGTGGTCGCCTCGGTCACGCCCAACCTGCCGTACCCCACCATGGGTCTCGTCCTGGCTCCGCAGCCCTGGTCCGGCCACTACGCGATCGGCAAGAACGCCTGGGTCATGGCGCAGACCAGCCAGTTCACCGCCCCGGGCTGGCACTACCTCGACGCCTCCAGCGGCTACATCGGCGGCAACCGGAACAACGGCAGCTACGTCTCCCTGAAGTCCCCCAACGGCTCCGACTACTCCACGGTCGTCGAGACGATGGACGCGGGAAGCGCCCAGACGCTGAACTTCAACGTCACCGGGGGACTGTCCACCAACACCGTTCACGTCTGGTCGACCGACGTCACCTCCGGCAACCCGGCCGACTACTTCGCGCACACCGCGGACATCACCCCGTCCGGCAGCGGCTTCAGCCTCACCGTCCAGCCGGGCCGCGTGTACACCCTGACCACCACGACCGGCCAGAGCAAGGGCACCGCCACCGGTCCCGCCCAGGGCACGCTGAAGCTGCCCTACACCGACTCCTTCGACGGCTATGCCACCGGCACCGAGGCCAGGTACCTCATGGACTGGCAGGGCGCCTTCGAGGAGGTGGGCTGTGGCGGCGGCCGCAGTGGCAGGTGCGTGCGCCAGATGAGCCCGCAGAAGCCGATCACCTGGGACGCGCTGTCCGATCCGCACGCCCTGCTCGGTGACGTGAGCTGGAGCAACTACACCGTCTCGTCGGACGTGCTGCTCGAACAGCCCGGATACGCGGAATTGATCGGCCGTGCGGGCGCACAGGACTACAGCAGTACCGGAGGACTGAACGCCTACCACCTGCGGGTGAGCGACACCGGGGCCTGGTCGGTCCTGAACTCGAACACCAACGGCAACGTCACCACCCTGGCCCGTGGCACGACCACGGCCCTGGGCACCAACCGGTGGCACTCCCTGGCCCTCACCTTCTCCGGCACCGCCATCACCGCCGTCATCGACGGTGCCACGGTCGGTTCCGTGAGCGACCGCACCTGGGCCGGCGGGCAGGCCGGCTACGCGACCAGCCAGGGTGAGACGGCGCAGTTCGACAACCTGTCCATCACCCCCGGCAGCGGCGGGAACGACGGCGGCACGACAGGCGCGATCGTCGGAGCCGCGTCCGGCCGGTGCGTGGACGTGCCGAACCAGTCGCAGACGGCCGGCACCCAGGTGGAACTCTGGGACTGCAACGGAGGCACCAACCAGCAGTGGACGAACACCTCGGCCGGTGAGCTGCGGGTCTACGGAAGCGCCTGCCTGGACGCCGCAAACCAGGGCACCAGCCCCGGAACCAAGGTGGAGATCTGGGACTGCAACGGCGGCAGCAACCAGAAGTGGACGCTCCACGCCGACGGCACGATCACCGGCGACCAGTCCGGCCTGTGCCTGGACGCCACCGGCGGGGGAACGGCCAACGGCACCCTCCTCCAGCTGTGGACCTGCAACGGCAACAGAAACCAGCAGTGGACGCGCGACTGA
- a CDS encoding glycoside hydrolase family 27 protein → MPLTSLRRILALTFTVVLLAVAAPLLALETAQPATALGNGLALTPQMGFNDWNAYGCDVSESLIKSTAQAMHTNGMQAAGYSYVNIDDCWMTHSRDSAGRLVPDPAKFPNGIKGTADYVHSLGLKLGIYEDAGTATCAGYPGSLGHETTDAQTFASWGVDYLKYDNCNNTGAPARTRYTAMRDALAATGRPILFSLCNWGQENVWTWGAGVGNSWRTTGDINASFSSMLSIFHSNVGLASYAGPGHWNDPDMLEVGNGSLTATESRSEFSLWAEMAAPLIAGTNIPSASRDTLATLTNSRVIAVDQDPLGRQGVMVSASGGLDVLAKPLANGDVSVALFNETGSTATITTSAAAIGKTGASSYTLTDLWSGASSTTSGTISASVPAHGTVMYRVAGGTSSGGTTVTGELHGLGSGKCLDVPNSTTTAGTQVNIWSCNGGANQTWTRSASNQLTVYSGSSLRCLDAYDNQTTPGTKVEIWTCNGQTNQQWTLHADGTITGVQSGLCLDVAGGAGADGSLVQLSTCNGGSSQRWTLA, encoded by the coding sequence ATGCCACTGACGTCCTTGCGCAGGATCCTGGCGCTCACGTTCACGGTCGTACTGCTCGCCGTGGCCGCCCCCCTTCTCGCCCTGGAGACGGCGCAGCCCGCGACCGCGCTGGGCAACGGGCTGGCGTTGACACCGCAGATGGGTTTCAACGACTGGAACGCGTACGGATGCGACGTCTCCGAGTCGCTGATCAAGTCCACCGCCCAGGCCATGCACACCAACGGCATGCAGGCGGCGGGCTACTCGTACGTCAACATAGACGACTGCTGGATGACCCACAGCCGCGATTCCGCCGGCCGCCTGGTGCCGGACCCGGCCAAGTTCCCCAACGGCATCAAGGGCACCGCTGACTACGTGCACTCGCTCGGGCTCAAGCTGGGGATCTACGAGGACGCGGGCACCGCGACCTGTGCCGGGTACCCTGGCAGCCTGGGCCACGAGACCACGGACGCGCAGACGTTCGCCTCTTGGGGCGTGGACTACCTGAAGTACGACAACTGCAACAACACCGGAGCGCCCGCTCGTACCCGGTACACCGCGATGCGCGACGCCCTGGCGGCCACCGGCCGGCCCATCCTCTTCAGTCTGTGCAACTGGGGCCAGGAGAACGTGTGGACCTGGGGCGCGGGCGTGGGCAACAGCTGGCGTACCACCGGGGACATCAACGCGAGCTTCTCCAGCATGCTCTCCATCTTCCACAGCAACGTGGGGCTCGCCTCCTATGCCGGCCCTGGCCACTGGAACGACCCGGACATGCTGGAGGTCGGCAACGGCTCGCTGACGGCCACCGAGAGCCGTAGCGAGTTCAGTTTGTGGGCGGAGATGGCCGCGCCGCTGATCGCGGGCACCAACATCCCGTCGGCCAGCAGGGACACCCTGGCCACCCTGACCAACTCCCGCGTGATCGCGGTCGACCAGGACCCGCTGGGCAGGCAGGGCGTCATGGTCTCCGCCTCGGGGGGCCTGGACGTCCTGGCCAAGCCGCTGGCGAACGGGGACGTGTCGGTGGCGCTGTTCAACGAGACGGGCTCGACGGCGACCATCACCACCAGCGCGGCCGCGATCGGCAAGACCGGGGCGTCCTCCTACACCCTGACCGACCTGTGGTCGGGGGCGTCCTCGACGACCTCGGGGACGATCAGCGCCTCGGTGCCCGCACACGGCACGGTGATGTACCGGGTCGCGGGCGGCACGAGCAGCGGCGGCACCACTGTGACCGGTGAGCTGCACGGGCTGGGCTCGGGCAAATGCCTGGACGTCCCGAACTCGACCACGACCGCCGGCACCCAGGTGAACATCTGGAGCTGCAACGGCGGTGCCAACCAGACCTGGACGCGTTCCGCCTCCAACCAGCTCACCGTCTACTCCGGCAGCAGTCTGAGGTGTCTGGACGCCTACGACAACCAGACCACACCGGGGACGAAGGTGGAGATCTGGACCTGCAACGGTCAGACCAACCAGCAGTGGACGCTGCACGCCGACGGCACGATCACCGGCGTCCAGTCCGGCCTGTGCCTGGACGTCGCCGGAGGGGCCGGCGCCGACGGAAGCCTCGTCCAGCTGTCGACCTGCAATGGCGGCAGCAGCCAGCGGTGGACGCTGGCATGA
- a CDS encoding alpha-L-fucosidase, giving the protein MSSSSPPVSRRRLLAAAGAATAFGLLRFAPEAAATDGPGSYTASWPSVDRHPPAPAWFQDAKFGIYYHWGVFSVPAFGNEWYPRNMYIGGSNENRHHIATYGDPSVWPYHNFIDGARDKAGNYVRFAPELASKGGDFDPDAWARLFKSAGARFAGPVAEHHDGFSMWNSRTNPWNSVQHGPRLDLVGLHAQSIRGQGLKFMASLHHAYHFNGYYDHVPSQSDATLRMLYGQQGSSAENKLWFDKLVEIIDGYQPDLIWQDFDLGLVQESYRLQFLAHYYNQAVSWNKDVAATYKDGLNDKGEVYDFERGGPAGLLTPYWLTDDSISSSSWCYTTGIGYYSTQALLHSLIDRVSKGGNMLLNIAPTAAGVIPSGQQSILLGMGDWLGRFGEAVYSTRSWTSYGEGPTKMGGGSFSGPVAGTAKDVRFTRSQDDKFLYATALGWQGGTMTITTLNSNQFNLSTLTSAQLLNNAAGSYTDLPAPVQDASGLHLTMPSANPPFSALAYTVKLTFSGRIPPLGGPGGSTTWVKIANVTSGLVLDSGGTVASGSNLKQWNYDGSANLQWQLIDLGNGYYRIMNRTNGMAADSWGDSANGAPARQAAWNGGDNQQWSLHSLGGNRYQIVNRGTGTALDGSGSTTAGSPTVMWTPNSSTNNEWAIAGI; this is encoded by the coding sequence ATGTCTTCCTCCTCCCCACCGGTCAGCCGCCGTCGGCTGCTGGCGGCGGCCGGCGCGGCCACGGCCTTCGGCCTGCTGCGGTTCGCCCCCGAAGCCGCCGCGACCGACGGTCCCGGCAGCTACACCGCGAGCTGGCCGTCAGTGGACCGGCACCCCCCGGCCCCGGCCTGGTTCCAGGACGCCAAGTTCGGCATTTACTACCACTGGGGCGTCTTCAGCGTCCCCGCGTTCGGCAACGAGTGGTACCCGCGCAACATGTACATCGGCGGCTCGAACGAGAACAGGCACCACATCGCCACCTACGGCGATCCCTCGGTATGGCCGTACCACAACTTCATCGACGGTGCCCGCGACAAGGCCGGCAACTACGTGCGATTCGCACCCGAACTGGCCTCCAAGGGAGGCGACTTCGACCCGGACGCCTGGGCCCGGCTGTTCAAGTCCGCGGGCGCCAGGTTCGCCGGCCCCGTCGCCGAACACCACGACGGCTTCTCCATGTGGAACAGCCGCACCAACCCGTGGAACTCGGTCCAGCACGGCCCCCGACTCGACCTCGTGGGACTGCACGCGCAATCCATCCGCGGGCAGGGGCTGAAGTTCATGGCCTCACTGCACCACGCCTACCACTTCAACGGCTACTACGACCACGTGCCGTCCCAGTCGGACGCGACGCTGCGCATGCTCTACGGCCAGCAGGGCTCGTCAGCGGAGAACAAACTCTGGTTCGACAAGCTGGTCGAGATCATCGACGGCTACCAGCCCGACCTGATCTGGCAGGACTTCGACCTGGGCCTGGTGCAGGAGTCCTACCGCCTCCAGTTCCTCGCGCACTACTACAACCAGGCCGTCTCCTGGAACAAGGACGTCGCCGCGACCTACAAGGACGGCCTCAACGACAAGGGCGAGGTCTACGACTTCGAACGCGGCGGCCCGGCCGGGCTGCTCACCCCCTACTGGCTGACCGACGACAGCATCTCTTCCTCCAGCTGGTGCTACACCACGGGCATCGGCTACTACTCGACGCAGGCACTGCTCCACTCGCTGATCGACCGGGTCAGCAAGGGCGGCAACATGCTGCTGAACATCGCACCCACGGCCGCCGGCGTCATACCCTCCGGGCAGCAGTCCATCCTGCTCGGCATGGGCGACTGGCTCGGCCGCTTCGGGGAAGCGGTCTACTCCACTCGCTCCTGGACCAGCTACGGCGAGGGCCCCACCAAGATGGGCGGGGGCTCGTTCAGCGGACCGGTGGCCGGCACCGCCAAGGACGTCCGGTTCACCCGCAGCCAGGACGACAAGTTCCTCTACGCCACCGCGCTGGGCTGGCAGGGCGGCACCATGACCATCACGACCCTGAACTCCAACCAGTTCAACCTCAGCACCCTGACGAGCGCCCAACTGCTGAACAACGCCGCCGGCAGTTACACCGACCTGCCGGCACCGGTCCAGGACGCATCCGGCCTGCACCTCACCATGCCCTCGGCCAACCCGCCGTTCAGCGCCCTGGCCTACACGGTCAAGCTCACCTTCTCCGGTCGGATCCCCCCACTGGGCGGGCCGGGCGGCTCGACCACCTGGGTGAAGATCGCCAACGTGACCAGCGGGCTGGTGCTCGACAGCGGGGGCACTGTGGCCTCCGGCTCCAACCTCAAGCAGTGGAACTACGACGGAAGCGCCAACCTGCAGTGGCAGCTGATCGACCTCGGCAACGGCTACTACCGCATCATGAACCGAACCAACGGCATGGCCGCCGACAGTTGGGGCGACTCCGCCAACGGCGCTCCCGCCCGCCAGGCGGCGTGGAACGGCGGCGACAACCAGCAGTGGTCGCTCCACAGCCTCGGCGGCAACCGCTACCAGATCGTCAACCGCGGCACCGGCACCGCACTCGACGGCAGTGGCAGCACCACGGCCGGCTCCCCCACGGTGATGTGGACGCCGAACTCCAGCACCAACAACGAATGGGCCATCGCCGGCATCTGA
- the istB gene encoding IS21-like element helper ATPase IstB, producing MRARWDEFAAQALRERASYADFLADLLESECEDRDARRKVHRVKGANFSRAEADRVLRLLENTNVPQEVINTLTQPAWVRAGNALCLIGDSGTDKSHLLIDLGTAIAEAGGRVRYTTAANLVNELAEAASDKQLGRTIKKYGRVDLLCLDELGYVKLDRHGAELLFQIFTEREERHAIAVASNRPFTEWDPTFTDKRLCQAIVDRLTFEAHIIETGTQPFRLASTTAKRKAATAA from the coding sequence ATTCGCGCACGCTGGGACGAGTTCGCCGCCCAGGCCCTGCGCGAGCGGGCGTCCTACGCGGACTTCCTGGCGGACCTGCTGGAGAGCGAGTGCGAGGACCGTGATGCCCGCCGCAAGGTTCACCGGGTGAAGGGGGCCAACTTCTCCCGGGCCGAAGCGGATCGAGTACTTCGACTTCTTGAAAACACCAACGTTCCGCAAGAAGTGATCAACACCCTCACCCAGCCCGCTTGGGTCCGGGCGGGCAACGCGCTCTGCCTGATCGGTGACTCCGGCACCGACAAGTCGCACCTGCTGATCGACCTGGGCACCGCGATCGCCGAGGCCGGCGGCCGCGTCCGCTACACAACCGCGGCGAACCTGGTGAACGAGCTGGCCGAGGCCGCCAGCGACAAGCAGCTGGGCCGCACCATTAAGAAGTACGGTCGGGTCGACCTCCTCTGCCTGGACGAGCTTGGCTACGTCAAGCTCGACCGCCACGGCGCCGAGCTGCTGTTCCAGATCTTCACCGAGCGCGAGGAACGACATGCGATCGCCGTCGCGTCGAACCGGCCATTCACCGAGTGGGACCCGACCTTCACCGACAAACGCCTCTGCCAGGCCATCGTCGACCGGCTCACCTTCGAAGCCCACATCATCGAGACCGGCACCCAGCCCTTCCGCCTCGCCAGCACCACCGCCAAGCGCAAGGCGGCCACCGCCGCCTGA